The following proteins are co-located in the Phragmites australis chromosome 10, lpPhrAust1.1, whole genome shotgun sequence genome:
- the LOC133930040 gene encoding galactan beta-1,4-galactosyltransferase GALS1-like, which yields MRKDAAGPAPALLCFDLKPFLAALIVLTLLAAAWQLRPYHSLLSSPFSAACPHPTSIPRPLAVHAKKASSPNSTASSSSSEPRSQLQEPHAVAPGLERREFRAVGSAAALFVQMGAYRGGPYTFAVVGLASKPIHVYGKPSFRCEWEPNAPKNASSSTPPMRAAKTYHMLPDWGYGRVYTVVVVNCTFPRVPNADNAGGRLVLYAHYGPPSPSDRHERIVALEEAPGGYDEAAFRTPPHRYDYLYCGSSLYGNLSAPRVREWMAYHARFFGPRSHFVFNDAGGVSPAVRAALEPWVRAGRATLQDVRAQAEYDGWYYNQFLVVNDCLHRYRHAAKWTFFFDVDEYIFLPDGRKLEDVLAELEPYTQFTIEQNPMSSRLCVRDPENPLEDYSNQWGFEKLVFRNSITGVRRDRKYAIQAKNAYATGVHMSENVIGNTTHKTEHLIRYYHYHNTINVLGEVCREFVPIPPKGGLTWSEKTPWYYDDSMKRVANAVREFERKTVGDVRV from the exons aTGCGGAAGGACGCGGCCGGCCCAGCGCCCGCGCTGCTCTGCTTCGACCTCAAGCCCTTCCTCGCCGCGCTCATCGTGCTCACGCTGCTCGCCGCCGCATGGCAGCTCCGCCCCTACCATTCCCTCCTCAGCTCCCCATTCTCCGCCGCCTGCCCCCACCCGACCTCTATTCCCCGCCCGCTCGCCGTCCACGCCAAGAAGGCCTCAAGCCCGAACTCCAccgcttcctcttcctcctcagaGCCGCGGTCGCAGCTGCAGGAGCCGCACGCCGTCGCGCCCGGCCTCGAGCGGCGGGAGTTCCGCGCGGTGGGCAGCGCGGCGGCGCTGTTCGTGCAGATGGGGGCCTACCGCGGCGGGCCGTACACCTTCGCCGTCGTCGGCCTCGCCTCCAAGCCCATCCACGTGTACGGCAAACCTTCCTTCCGCTGCGAGTGGGAGCCCAACGCGCCCAAgaacgcctcctcctccacgccgCCGATGCGCGCGGCCAAGACGTATCACATGCTCCCGGACTGGGGCTACGGCCGGGTCTACACCGTCGTCGTGGTGAATTGCACGTTCCCGCGGGTGCCCAATGCTGACAACGCGGGGGGACGGCTCGTCCTGTACGCGCACTACGGCCCGCCGTCCCCGTCGGACCGGCACGAGCGGATCGTGGCGCTGGAGGAGGCCCCGGGGGGCTACGACGAGGCCGCGTTCCGGACGCCACCGCACAGGTACGACTACCTCTACTGCGGCTCGTCGCTGTATGGCAACCTCAGCGCGCCGCGGGTGCGGGAGTGGATGGCGTACCACGCTCGCTTCTTCGGCCCGCGCTCCCACTTCGTGTTCAACGACGCCGGCGGGGTCAGCCCCGCCGTGCGCGCCGCGCTGGAGCCCTGGGTGCGCGCGGGCCGGGCCACGCTGCAGGACGTGCGCGCGCAGGCCGAGTACGACGGCTGGTACTACAACCAGTTCCTCGTCGTCAACGACTGCCTGCACCGGTACCGGCACGCCGCCAAGTGGACCTTCTTCTTCGATGTCGACGAGTACATCTTCTTGCCTGATGGGCGTAAGCTGGAGGATGTGCTTGCTGAGCTCGAGCCGTACACGCAGTTCACCATCGAGCAGAACCCCATGTCCAGCAGGTTGTGCGTCCGCGACCCTGAGAATCCACTGGAAGACTACTCCAA CCAGTGGGGATTTGAGAAGCTGGTCTTTCGGAATTCGATCACCGGGGTGAGGAGAGACAGGAAGTATGCGATTCAGGCCAAGAACGCATACGCCACAGGTGTACATATGTCTGAGAATGTTATCGGCAACACCACTCACAAGACGGAGCACCTCATCCGGTACTACCACTACCACAACACCATCAACGTTCTCGGTGAGGTATGCCGTGAGTTCGTGCCCATACCACCAAAGGGTGGCCTAACATGGTCCGAGAAGACACCATGGTACTATGACGATAGCATGAAGCGCGTTGCAAATGCTGTGCGTGAATTCGAGAGGAAGACCGTTGGTGATGTGCGAGTATGA